In Populus nigra chromosome 1, ddPopNigr1.1, whole genome shotgun sequence, one genomic interval encodes:
- the LOC133673219 gene encoding probable magnesium transporter NIPA3 isoform X2: protein MGFSQDNLKGFVLALSSSAFIGASFIIKKKGLRRAAAASGVRAGVGGFSYLLEPLWWLGMITMIVGEVANFVAYAFAPAVLVTPLGALSIIVSAVLAHFILNEKLHQLGILGCVMCIAGSIVIVIHAPQESPITSVQEIWSMATQPAFLLYVGSVIVLVFIMIFHFAPQCGHSNVLVFTGICSFMGSLSALDTFNTAVVSPIYYVMFTSLTILASVIMFKDWDGQNVGSIISEICGFIVVLSGTIVLHTTREFERSSSFRGSYASLSPRCNGNGEFMKHEEENLLPDEAVFFQRQEMH from the exons ATGGGTTTCTCTCAAGACAATTTGAAAGGGTTTGTTTTGGCTTTGTCGTCAAGTGCGTTTATTGGTGCTAGCttcattattaaaaagaaaggcCTTAGAAGAGCTGCTGCAGCTTCTGGTGTTAGAGCtg GTGTTGGTGGGTTCTCATATCTCTTAGAGCCACTATGGTGGTTGGGCATGATCACAA TGATTGTTGGAGAGGTTGCAAACTTTGTTGCATATGCGTTTGCTCCAGCAGTTCTTGTAACCCCCCTCGGCGCGTTGAGTATTATTGTCAG TGCTGTGTTGGCTCACTTTATCTTGAATGAGAAGTTACACCAACTAGGGATCTTGGGTTGTGTGATGTGCATTGCTGGTTCTATTGTAATTGTGATCCATGCACCACAGGAGAGCCCTATAACTTCTGTGCAGGAAATATGGAGTATGGCTACCCAACCAG CTTTTTTGCTTTATGTGGGTTCAGTGATTGTGTTGGTTTTCATTATGATCTTCCATTTTGCTCCACAATGTGGTCACTCAAATGTGTTAGTGTTCACCGGCATCTGTTCATTTATGGGTTCTCTTTCG GCACTTGATACGTTCAATACTGCAGTTGTCTCCCCCATTTATTATGTCATGTTCACGTCACTTACAATTCTTGCCAGTGTAATCATGTTCAAG GATTGGGATGGCCAGAATGTGGGAAGCATCATATCAGAAATATGTGGCTTCATTGTTGTTCTCTCAGGGACCATCGTATTACACACAACCAGAGAGTTTGAAAGAAGTTCATCCTTTAGAG GTAGTTATGCATCTTTATCCCCTAGATGCA
- the LOC133673219 gene encoding probable magnesium transporter NIPA3 isoform X1, whose amino-acid sequence MGFSQDNLKGFVLALSSSAFIGASFIIKKKGLRRAAAASGVRAGVGGFSYLLEPLWWLGMITMIVGEVANFVAYAFAPAVLVTPLGALSIIVSAVLAHFILNEKLHQLGILGCVMCIAGSIVIVIHAPQESPITSVQEIWSMATQPAFLLYVGSVIVLVFIMIFHFAPQCGHSNVLVFTGICSFMGSLSVMSVKAVGTALKLTFEGNNQLLYPETWFFVFIVATCVITQMNYLNKALDTFNTAVVSPIYYVMFTSLTILASVIMFKDWDGQNVGSIISEICGFIVVLSGTIVLHTTREFERSSSFRGSYASLSPRCNGNGEFMKHEEENLLPDEAVFFQRQEMH is encoded by the exons ATGGGTTTCTCTCAAGACAATTTGAAAGGGTTTGTTTTGGCTTTGTCGTCAAGTGCGTTTATTGGTGCTAGCttcattattaaaaagaaaggcCTTAGAAGAGCTGCTGCAGCTTCTGGTGTTAGAGCtg GTGTTGGTGGGTTCTCATATCTCTTAGAGCCACTATGGTGGTTGGGCATGATCACAA TGATTGTTGGAGAGGTTGCAAACTTTGTTGCATATGCGTTTGCTCCAGCAGTTCTTGTAACCCCCCTCGGCGCGTTGAGTATTATTGTCAG TGCTGTGTTGGCTCACTTTATCTTGAATGAGAAGTTACACCAACTAGGGATCTTGGGTTGTGTGATGTGCATTGCTGGTTCTATTGTAATTGTGATCCATGCACCACAGGAGAGCCCTATAACTTCTGTGCAGGAAATATGGAGTATGGCTACCCAACCAG CTTTTTTGCTTTATGTGGGTTCAGTGATTGTGTTGGTTTTCATTATGATCTTCCATTTTGCTCCACAATGTGGTCACTCAAATGTGTTAGTGTTCACCGGCATCTGTTCATTTATGGGTTCTCTTTCG GTGATGAGTGTTAAGGCTGTTGGAACTGCACTGAAATTAACGTTTGAAGGAAACAACCAATTACTCTATCCAGAGACTTGGTTCTTTGTGTTTATTGTGGCCACATGTGTCATCACGCAAATGAATTATCTAAACAAG GCACTTGATACGTTCAATACTGCAGTTGTCTCCCCCATTTATTATGTCATGTTCACGTCACTTACAATTCTTGCCAGTGTAATCATGTTCAAG GATTGGGATGGCCAGAATGTGGGAAGCATCATATCAGAAATATGTGGCTTCATTGTTGTTCTCTCAGGGACCATCGTATTACACACAACCAGAGAGTTTGAAAGAAGTTCATCCTTTAGAG GTAGTTATGCATCTTTATCCCCTAGATGCA